One segment of Rhinatrema bivittatum chromosome 14, aRhiBiv1.1, whole genome shotgun sequence DNA contains the following:
- the LOC115075582 gene encoding zinc finger protein 420-like isoform X1, with product MEAEVGLELEVGMEVGAEIELQEGEAPEEAPLILENKKNCPSWEALVNSDDSSADEGEPPPILQFPGRRRDEQKNLSKEETLSPYLGLMTSKHKKNKDQHVANFAISKGLCKRLHKYGVVLGEQEELWTSTYHAWLARQAKKECSPVKHVCQRCGRQFRRMYNLEKHLCLKMAVNFPGLRGKQGDIQSRTGALPLPRYLGGKGYEHYQGGRKGFEGTRFTAGSLSPSGKDEEKDNEEDEDDEDAVFLEDSEKLHVSDKIDINTLEKMCFQAQNELQLIQMKFRDGEKQKSMGSLLGLNKHFHPPGEINSKFKNLQGKVVITDGNFFGAQEGYAKAGQLPLSSQANSFPEITTPHYIYSVSGQVNGQMKPWTSTPFVCEQCGRRFRRCCNLERHVCWNLDPKFSELKGVQLGPQKSTTRQQSALIACSDTGEIPQAGEVTDKGSLQQSNLQAKPMPPLMKQQVICNAGKKSIIPNEPIVCRECGRQFYRRCDFGTHLRWHAKEAEFLRLKGQIRRLQMSVDAQLEASKQVSKSQPNWSSQSSAIKNTTGTSAANFYKVTNDPVDPAAGKPYKCDECGRKFLHKCNLVRHISWHMDANFFSSKQDGEGPSSASDLPANLMSPPVSEEVNSGHLSSRVPQSTSFEARPEQLLTDEESDIQLVVKTEEDDTDQDPFEEGPYLLGDEQELNERYMVMEVPGDNNMGTKTVMVKLKDNQSLEDLQALDIDLSNDWSSEEVPSQGRMQPEQDCKVRIPSARDQAMYAFLGSLASKVSSRLKAMRRFKCWDCGVQYHWLSELRRHLEAQKRKSRRAHHCECGKAFWGQLHFLRHQLQHLEDTTFICATCGQSLTRYKQLLSHSRIHPNVSHFQCSCGAQFSRLPRYLLHTLRSTSRGR from the coding sequence GAAAACAAGAAGAACTGCCCATCCTGGGAAGCACTGGTCAACTCAGATGATTCCAGCGCCGATGAGGGAGAGCCTCCACCTATCCTCCAATTCCCTGGAAGACGGAGAGACGAGCAGAAAAATCTGAGTAAGGAAGAGACACTAAGTCCCTACTTGGGCCTCATGACGTCCAAGCACAAGAAAAACAAGGACCAGCAcgtggctaactttgcaatctccAAGGGCCTGTGCAAGAGGCTGCACAAGTATGGTGTGGTCTtgggtgagcaggaggagctgtgGACCAGCACTTACCATGCATGGCTGGCAAGGCAAGCCAAGAAGGAGTGCAGCCCGGTGAAGCATGTGTGCCAGCGGTGCGGGAGGCAGTTCAGACGCATGTACAACCTAGAGAAACACCTGTGCTTAAAGATGGCCGTCAACTTCCCAGGCCTGAGGGGAAAGCAAGGGGACATACAGAGCAGGACTGGGGCACTGCCCTTGCCTAGATACCTTGGTGGGAAGGGCTATGAGCATTATCAGGGTGGCAGGAAGGGCTTTGAAGGAACGCGCTTCACAGCAGGAAGTTTGTCTCCATCAGGAAAGGATGAGGAGAAAGACAATGAGGAGGATGAAGATGATGAGGATGCGGTCTTCTTGGAGGACAGTGAGAAACTCCATGTTTCGGACAAAATTGACATAAATACTCTTGAGAAAATGTGTTTCCAAGCCCAAAACGAGCTTCAACTGATACAGATGAAgttcagggatggggagaagcaGAAAAGCATGGGGAGCCTACTAGGCCTGAATAAACACTTCCACCCACCAGGTGAAATCAATTCAAAGTTCAAAAATCTTCAAGGAAAGGTGGTAATCACTGATGGTAACTTCTTTGGGGCACAGGAGGGCTATGCAAAGGCTGGACAGCTTCCTTTGTCCAGTCAAGCAAATAGTTTCCCAGAAATCACAACACCTCACTACATCTACAGTGTCAGTGGCCAGGTCAACGGCCAAATGAAGCCTTGGACAAGCACACCTTTTGTATGCGAGCAATGTGGGAGGCGGTTCCGGCGTTGCTGTAACTTGGAAAGGCATGTCTGCTGGAACCTGGATCCAAAGTTCTCTGAACTGAAAGGTGTCCAGCTGGGACCGCAGAAAAGTACCACTAGACAGCAGTCTGCTCTGATAGCCTGTTCAGACACAGGGGAAATACCTCAGGCAGGGGAAGTGACAGATAAAGGTTCTCTCCAACAATCAAACCTCCAGGCCAAACCCATGCCACCACTGATGAAGCAGCAAGTCATCTGCAATGCAGGAAAGAAAAGCATCATTCCCAATGAACCAATTGTATGCAGGGAGTGTGGGAGACAGTTCTACCGCAGATGTGACTTTGGTACACATCTCAGATGGCATGCGAAAGAAGCAGAGTTTCTGCGCCTCAAAGGACAGATCAGGCGGCTGCAGATGAGTGTTGATGCCCAACTGGAAGCTTCCAAGCAAGTCAGCAAATCACAACCCAACTGGTCAAGCCAATCTTCTGCCATAAAGAACACAACAGGCACCAGTGCTGCCAATTTCTATAAAGTCACCAATGATCCTGTTGACCCTGCAGCAGGCAAGCCATACAAGTGTGACGAATGTGGTAGGAAGTTCCTACACAAGTGCAACCTGGTCAGGCATATCAGTTGGCACATGGATGCCAATTTCTTCTCTTCCAAGCAAGATGGAGAAGGGCCCTCCAGTGCTAGTGACTTGCCTGCAAATCTGATGAGTCCACCTGTCTCAGAAGAGGTGAACTCTGGACATCTGAGCTCTAGGGTTCCCCAATCAACCTCCTTTGAAGCCAGACCTGAGCAACTGTTAACTGATGAAGAATCTGACATCCAACTGGTGGTGAAAACAGAAGAAGATGATACTGACCAGGATCCATTTGAGGAGGGTCCGTACCTTCTGGGTGATGAGCAAGAGCTGAACGAGAGGTACATGGTGATGGAGGTTCCAGGGGACAATAACATGGGTACAAAAACAGTGATGGTGAAGTTGAAGGACAACCAGAGTCTGGAAGACCTGCAAGCTCTTGACATTGATCTCAGCAATGACTGGTCCTCTGAAGAGGTCCCTAGCCAGGGGAGGATGCAGCCAGAGCAAGACTGTAAAGTGAGAATACCTTCTGCTCGCGATCAGGCAATGTACGCCTTTCTGGGGAGTCTGGCTTCCAAAGTATCCTCAAGGTTGAAGGCCATGAGAAGATTCAAGTGCTGGGACTGTGGGGTTCAGTATCACTGGCTGTCCGAGCTGAGAAGGCACCTTGAAGCACAAAAGAGGAAGAGCCGTAGGGCACACCATTGTGAGTGCGGGAAGGCCTTCTGGGGccagctgcacttcctgcggcaCCAGCTGCAGCACCTGGAAGACACAACCTTCATTTGTGCCACCTGTGGCCAGTCCTTGACCAGGTACAAGCAACTGTTGAGCCACAGTCGCATCCACCCCAACGTCTCCcacttccagtgctcctgcgggGCGCAGTTTAGCCGACTGCCCCGCTACCTCTTGCACACCCTCAGGAGCACCAGCAGGGGCAGGTAA
- the LOC115075582 gene encoding zinc finger protein 420-like isoform X2, producing the protein MTSKHKKNKDQHVANFAISKGLCKRLHKYGVVLGEQEELWTSTYHAWLARQAKKECSPVKHVCQRCGRQFRRMYNLEKHLCLKMAVNFPGLRGKQGDIQSRTGALPLPRYLGGKGYEHYQGGRKGFEGTRFTAGSLSPSGKDEEKDNEEDEDDEDAVFLEDSEKLHVSDKIDINTLEKMCFQAQNELQLIQMKFRDGEKQKSMGSLLGLNKHFHPPGEINSKFKNLQGKVVITDGNFFGAQEGYAKAGQLPLSSQANSFPEITTPHYIYSVSGQVNGQMKPWTSTPFVCEQCGRRFRRCCNLERHVCWNLDPKFSELKGVQLGPQKSTTRQQSALIACSDTGEIPQAGEVTDKGSLQQSNLQAKPMPPLMKQQVICNAGKKSIIPNEPIVCRECGRQFYRRCDFGTHLRWHAKEAEFLRLKGQIRRLQMSVDAQLEASKQVSKSQPNWSSQSSAIKNTTGTSAANFYKVTNDPVDPAAGKPYKCDECGRKFLHKCNLVRHISWHMDANFFSSKQDGEGPSSASDLPANLMSPPVSEEVNSGHLSSRVPQSTSFEARPEQLLTDEESDIQLVVKTEEDDTDQDPFEEGPYLLGDEQELNERYMVMEVPGDNNMGTKTVMVKLKDNQSLEDLQALDIDLSNDWSSEEVPSQGRMQPEQDCKVRIPSARDQAMYAFLGSLASKVSSRLKAMRRFKCWDCGVQYHWLSELRRHLEAQKRKSRRAHHCECGKAFWGQLHFLRHQLQHLEDTTFICATCGQSLTRYKQLLSHSRIHPNVSHFQCSCGAQFSRLPRYLLHTLRSTSRGR; encoded by the coding sequence ATGACGTCCAAGCACAAGAAAAACAAGGACCAGCAcgtggctaactttgcaatctccAAGGGCCTGTGCAAGAGGCTGCACAAGTATGGTGTGGTCTtgggtgagcaggaggagctgtgGACCAGCACTTACCATGCATGGCTGGCAAGGCAAGCCAAGAAGGAGTGCAGCCCGGTGAAGCATGTGTGCCAGCGGTGCGGGAGGCAGTTCAGACGCATGTACAACCTAGAGAAACACCTGTGCTTAAAGATGGCCGTCAACTTCCCAGGCCTGAGGGGAAAGCAAGGGGACATACAGAGCAGGACTGGGGCACTGCCCTTGCCTAGATACCTTGGTGGGAAGGGCTATGAGCATTATCAGGGTGGCAGGAAGGGCTTTGAAGGAACGCGCTTCACAGCAGGAAGTTTGTCTCCATCAGGAAAGGATGAGGAGAAAGACAATGAGGAGGATGAAGATGATGAGGATGCGGTCTTCTTGGAGGACAGTGAGAAACTCCATGTTTCGGACAAAATTGACATAAATACTCTTGAGAAAATGTGTTTCCAAGCCCAAAACGAGCTTCAACTGATACAGATGAAgttcagggatggggagaagcaGAAAAGCATGGGGAGCCTACTAGGCCTGAATAAACACTTCCACCCACCAGGTGAAATCAATTCAAAGTTCAAAAATCTTCAAGGAAAGGTGGTAATCACTGATGGTAACTTCTTTGGGGCACAGGAGGGCTATGCAAAGGCTGGACAGCTTCCTTTGTCCAGTCAAGCAAATAGTTTCCCAGAAATCACAACACCTCACTACATCTACAGTGTCAGTGGCCAGGTCAACGGCCAAATGAAGCCTTGGACAAGCACACCTTTTGTATGCGAGCAATGTGGGAGGCGGTTCCGGCGTTGCTGTAACTTGGAAAGGCATGTCTGCTGGAACCTGGATCCAAAGTTCTCTGAACTGAAAGGTGTCCAGCTGGGACCGCAGAAAAGTACCACTAGACAGCAGTCTGCTCTGATAGCCTGTTCAGACACAGGGGAAATACCTCAGGCAGGGGAAGTGACAGATAAAGGTTCTCTCCAACAATCAAACCTCCAGGCCAAACCCATGCCACCACTGATGAAGCAGCAAGTCATCTGCAATGCAGGAAAGAAAAGCATCATTCCCAATGAACCAATTGTATGCAGGGAGTGTGGGAGACAGTTCTACCGCAGATGTGACTTTGGTACACATCTCAGATGGCATGCGAAAGAAGCAGAGTTTCTGCGCCTCAAAGGACAGATCAGGCGGCTGCAGATGAGTGTTGATGCCCAACTGGAAGCTTCCAAGCAAGTCAGCAAATCACAACCCAACTGGTCAAGCCAATCTTCTGCCATAAAGAACACAACAGGCACCAGTGCTGCCAATTTCTATAAAGTCACCAATGATCCTGTTGACCCTGCAGCAGGCAAGCCATACAAGTGTGACGAATGTGGTAGGAAGTTCCTACACAAGTGCAACCTGGTCAGGCATATCAGTTGGCACATGGATGCCAATTTCTTCTCTTCCAAGCAAGATGGAGAAGGGCCCTCCAGTGCTAGTGACTTGCCTGCAAATCTGATGAGTCCACCTGTCTCAGAAGAGGTGAACTCTGGACATCTGAGCTCTAGGGTTCCCCAATCAACCTCCTTTGAAGCCAGACCTGAGCAACTGTTAACTGATGAAGAATCTGACATCCAACTGGTGGTGAAAACAGAAGAAGATGATACTGACCAGGATCCATTTGAGGAGGGTCCGTACCTTCTGGGTGATGAGCAAGAGCTGAACGAGAGGTACATGGTGATGGAGGTTCCAGGGGACAATAACATGGGTACAAAAACAGTGATGGTGAAGTTGAAGGACAACCAGAGTCTGGAAGACCTGCAAGCTCTTGACATTGATCTCAGCAATGACTGGTCCTCTGAAGAGGTCCCTAGCCAGGGGAGGATGCAGCCAGAGCAAGACTGTAAAGTGAGAATACCTTCTGCTCGCGATCAGGCAATGTACGCCTTTCTGGGGAGTCTGGCTTCCAAAGTATCCTCAAGGTTGAAGGCCATGAGAAGATTCAAGTGCTGGGACTGTGGGGTTCAGTATCACTGGCTGTCCGAGCTGAGAAGGCACCTTGAAGCACAAAAGAGGAAGAGCCGTAGGGCACACCATTGTGAGTGCGGGAAGGCCTTCTGGGGccagctgcacttcctgcggcaCCAGCTGCAGCACCTGGAAGACACAACCTTCATTTGTGCCACCTGTGGCCAGTCCTTGACCAGGTACAAGCAACTGTTGAGCCACAGTCGCATCCACCCCAACGTCTCCcacttccagtgctcctgcgggGCGCAGTTTAGCCGACTGCCCCGCTACCTCTTGCACACCCTCAGGAGCACCAGCAGGGGCAGGTAA